In the genome of Bacillus sp. S3, one region contains:
- the yhfH gene encoding protein YhfH codes for MLMSPVEFFRNLPKKECPECGQHMEEQAESYLMECDRCLSKREE; via the coding sequence ATGTTAATGAGTCCAGTTGAGTTTTTCCGTAACCTGCCAAAAAAGGAATGTCCAGAGTGTGGTCAGCATATGGAGGAACAAGCCGAGAGTTATCTAATGGAATGTGATCGTTGCCTATCTAAAAGAGAAGAATAA
- a CDS encoding cold-inducible protein YdjO-related protein: MFYGKRAKDEEIEIILEDTEVYSCMDDACIGWMRKDFVADDLLCPMCGNEMVQEIRELPKI, encoded by the coding sequence AAAAGATGAAGAAATTGAAATCATACTTGAAGATACCGAAGTTTATTCTTGTATGGATGACGCCTGTATTGGCTGGATGAGAAAGGATTTTGTCGCTGACGACTTACTCTGTCCAATGTGCGGCAATGAAATGGTACAGGAAATAAGAGAGCTTCCGAAAATCTAA